One genomic region from Arthrobacter sp. YN encodes:
- a CDS encoding MmgE/PrpD family protein translates to MVKNNHVRVYKSEENLPREEQLAHKIAVVAADPVEVTPEVTDMVINRIIDNASVAIASLNRAPIVAARAQALTHAASANGNGAAVFGITEQVSPEWAAWANGVAVRELDYHDTFLAADYSHPGDNIPPILAVAQHVGSDGADLVRAIATGYEIQVNLVKAICLHKHKIDHVAHLGPSAAAGIGTLLGLDVETIFQSVGQALHTTTATRQSRKGEISTWKAHAPAFAGKMAVEAVDRSMRGQTSPVPIYEGEDGVIAWMLDGPDASYEVPLPLPGEAKRAILDTYTKEHSAEYQAQAWIDLARKLNREHPETTDPANVKSVLIKTSHHTHYVIGSGANDPQKYSPTASRETLDHSIPYIFTVALQDGAWHHVHSYAPERAARPDTVELWHKVTTVEDPEWTRRYHSLDIAEKAFGGSVEITLNDGTVITDDIAVADAHPLGARPFAREQYINKFRTLAAGLVEDAEIERFLTAVERVTELGPGELDQLNITAAPGVINLEAAPKGLF, encoded by the coding sequence ATGGTCAAGAACAACCACGTCCGCGTCTACAAGTCCGAAGAGAACCTCCCGCGCGAGGAGCAGCTGGCGCACAAGATCGCCGTGGTCGCCGCGGACCCCGTCGAGGTAACCCCGGAGGTCACGGACATGGTGATCAACCGGATCATCGACAACGCCTCGGTGGCCATCGCCTCGCTGAACCGGGCACCGATCGTCGCCGCCCGGGCCCAGGCACTGACCCACGCAGCGTCCGCCAACGGCAACGGTGCCGCTGTCTTCGGTATCACGGAGCAGGTCTCCCCGGAGTGGGCCGCCTGGGCCAACGGCGTGGCCGTGCGCGAACTGGATTACCACGATACGTTCCTGGCCGCGGACTACTCCCACCCCGGGGACAACATCCCGCCGATCCTTGCCGTTGCCCAGCATGTTGGCTCCGATGGCGCCGACCTGGTCCGCGCCATCGCCACCGGCTACGAGATCCAAGTGAACCTGGTCAAGGCCATCTGCCTGCACAAGCACAAGATCGACCATGTGGCCCACCTCGGCCCTTCCGCCGCAGCCGGCATCGGCACCCTCCTGGGCCTGGACGTCGAGACGATCTTCCAGTCCGTGGGCCAGGCCCTGCACACCACCACCGCCACCCGCCAGTCGCGCAAGGGCGAAATCTCCACCTGGAAGGCCCACGCCCCGGCCTTCGCAGGCAAGATGGCCGTGGAAGCGGTGGACCGCTCCATGCGTGGGCAGACCTCCCCGGTGCCGATCTATGAAGGCGAAGACGGCGTGATCGCCTGGATGCTGGATGGCCCGGACGCCTCCTACGAGGTTCCGCTGCCCCTGCCCGGTGAAGCCAAGCGCGCCATCCTGGACACTTACACCAAGGAACACTCCGCCGAGTACCAGGCCCAGGCGTGGATCGACCTCGCCCGCAAGCTGAACCGCGAGCACCCCGAAACCACGGACCCGGCCAACGTAAAGTCTGTGCTCATCAAGACCAGCCACCACACGCACTACGTGATTGGTTCCGGCGCGAACGACCCCCAGAAGTACTCCCCCACCGCGTCCCGCGAAACCCTGGACCACTCCATTCCCTATATCTTCACCGTCGCCCTGCAGGACGGCGCCTGGCACCACGTTCACTCCTACGCCCCCGAACGCGCAGCACGCCCGGACACCGTGGAACTCTGGCACAAAGTCACCACCGTGGAAGACCCCGAATGGACCCGCCGGTACCACTCCCTGGACATCGCGGAGAAGGCCTTCGGCGGTTCCGTTGAAATTACCCTCAACGACGGCACAGTCATCACCGACGACATCGCCGTGGCCGACGCCCACCCCCTCGGTGCCCGGCCGTTCGCCCGCGAGCAATACATCAACAAGTTCCGCACCCTCGCTGCCGGACTCGTGGAGGACGCCGAAATCGAAAGGTTCCTCACCGCCGTCGAACGCGTCACCGAACTCGGCCCAGGCGAACTGGACCAACTCAACATCACCGCAGCCCCCGGCGTCATCAACCTCGAAGCAGCGCCGAAGGGACTGTTCTAA
- a CDS encoding GntR family transcriptional regulator, translating to MRASDRAYNTLREDIIEWRLRPGTVLAEVEQSERLGVSRTPVREALSRLTAEGLTTAAGGRGVVVTNISLDSIDELFELRETLEVRAAALAAQRGEPGVFAELHAQLLLAPELLRETDPARHEYYALVSRLDDAIDAAISNSYLANAMRSLRVHLVRVRRLAADDASRLHAAAAEHAAIAEAIAAGNPRLAEAATTVHLHRSLTHVKATHTPH from the coding sequence ATGCGCGCCAGTGATCGGGCTTACAACACCCTCCGTGAAGACATTATTGAATGGCGCCTGCGACCGGGCACGGTCCTCGCGGAAGTGGAGCAGTCCGAACGCCTCGGCGTGTCCCGCACCCCGGTCCGGGAGGCGCTGAGCCGGCTCACCGCTGAAGGATTGACGACGGCGGCAGGCGGCCGCGGCGTCGTCGTCACCAATATCTCGCTGGACAGCATCGACGAACTGTTCGAACTACGCGAAACCCTGGAAGTGAGGGCCGCCGCCCTGGCTGCCCAGCGCGGGGAACCCGGTGTCTTCGCCGAGCTGCATGCCCAACTGCTGCTGGCCCCTGAACTGCTTCGCGAGACTGATCCGGCACGGCACGAGTACTACGCCTTGGTGAGCCGCCTGGACGATGCCATTGACGCCGCGATCTCCAACTCTTACCTGGCAAATGCCATGCGCAGCCTGCGCGTCCATTTGGTCCGTGTCCGCCGCCTGGCAGCCGATGACGCATCCCGGCTTCATGCCGCAGCTGCAGAACATGCCGCGATTGCCGAGGCCATCGCCGCGGGAAATCCACGGCTGGCCGAGGCCGCCACCACAGTCCACTTGCACCGCAGCCTCACCCACGTCAAAGCCACCCACACCCCTCACTAG
- a CDS encoding class I SAM-dependent methyltransferase yields the protein MNNTQAEQQEASTTAEAVQQATSRLIGILNDSSIALLVALGHQTGLFETLSALPAAQSGLIADAAGLNERYVREWLGGMTSAGFVDYQPVDGTYLLRPEFVPVLTGAGTENLARTLQYVPLMGEVAPKIVHAFRAGGGTRYEDYPRFHHIMASESAAVNDASLVEAIIPLTDCLGALRSGISVADIGCGEGHALNLMGATFPRSTFTGYDFSPEALATATAEASSLGLTNVRFELQDVCRLEVREAFHLVTAFDAIHDQAHPAEVLRNIYAALKPGGTFLMVDINASSRLEENVHLPWAAFLYTISTFHCMAVSLGQGGEGLGTVWGRERAADMLRDAGFRSVEVKELEEDPFNAYFIALA from the coding sequence ATGAACAATACCCAGGCCGAGCAACAGGAAGCTTCCACGACGGCGGAAGCCGTCCAACAGGCCACCAGCCGGTTAATCGGAATCCTGAACGATTCTTCCATCGCCCTTTTGGTGGCCCTAGGTCACCAAACAGGCCTGTTTGAGACGCTGTCTGCCCTTCCTGCGGCGCAAAGTGGGCTCATTGCCGATGCCGCCGGCCTCAACGAGCGCTACGTCAGGGAATGGTTGGGCGGCATGACCTCGGCCGGGTTCGTGGACTACCAACCGGTCGATGGAACGTATCTCCTGCGTCCGGAATTCGTTCCTGTCCTCACCGGTGCCGGCACCGAAAATCTCGCTCGAACACTGCAGTACGTGCCGCTCATGGGAGAAGTCGCCCCGAAGATCGTCCACGCGTTCCGGGCGGGCGGCGGAACACGCTACGAGGATTACCCGCGATTCCATCACATCATGGCTTCTGAAAGCGCCGCCGTAAACGATGCATCACTGGTGGAAGCGATTATCCCCCTAACGGACTGCCTGGGGGCACTGCGCAGCGGAATTTCCGTAGCCGACATCGGTTGTGGCGAGGGCCATGCCCTGAATCTGATGGGGGCCACTTTCCCTCGCAGCACCTTTACCGGGTACGACTTCTCCCCCGAAGCGTTGGCAACCGCCACGGCGGAGGCCTCATCCTTGGGACTGACCAACGTCCGTTTCGAACTCCAGGATGTATGCCGCCTGGAAGTTCGGGAGGCGTTCCACTTGGTGACAGCCTTCGACGCTATCCACGACCAAGCCCATCCCGCAGAGGTCCTGAGGAACATCTACGCTGCCCTCAAACCGGGCGGAACCTTCCTCATGGTGGACATCAACGCTTCAAGCCGGCTTGAGGAGAACGTGCACCTCCCCTGGGCGGCGTTTCTGTACACCATCTCTACGTTCCACTGCATGGCCGTCTCCCTGGGACAGGGCGGCGAGGGCTTGGGCACGGTCTGGGGTAGGGAGCGGGCTGCGGACATGCTTCGGGATGCCGGTTTCCGGTCTGTGGAGGTGAAGGAACTGGAGGAGGACCCGTTCAATGCGTATTTCATCGCGCTGGCTTGA
- a CDS encoding helix-turn-helix domain-containing protein, whose translation MSPQQLPGHPLPPPPHQLAEARAAFARGDWDAARRTMERAAEEFPLSLDDQEILARSAWWLGDVQGSMALSEDVFRGLVAGKQLQAAAKSALTLSLQWGVRGNIAVSSAWLNRARRLLDSLPESPEHGYLLYLEGNDAIYLEGDADSALAASVQLTAMNSRQKAPELGSFALMLSGLAAVRNGQARRGFEDLDQALLPVMAGHVSAEWGGDIYCSVIHLCYELADYSRMRAWTDALAAWCAGLSTSFMYSGIVRVHELQLISAEGGWKQAEEELAHLGGRLRHAHAWIAADCFCELGDIRRRQGNRSGAATAYAMARALGSDAQPGSALLLADAGGHDEALTDLRAALADRGRLGRAWLLLPIVELLAPRDTQGAEVYCCELEGTAAYYGTAGLLAWAHHARGAVLMAQGHWIQSLPEFEAAAQGYRSQHLRYELARIHERMSSVRAALGESGAAEAERSTAAAIRTQLGAAPFSMPALDRGPDGLTAREREVLGCVLSGSSNREIAQTLTISEKTAGRHLANIFTKIGVSSRTAAAAWARHHGISERPRA comes from the coding sequence ATGTCACCACAGCAGCTCCCCGGACACCCGCTACCGCCACCGCCGCACCAGTTGGCGGAAGCCCGCGCGGCATTTGCCCGCGGAGACTGGGATGCTGCGCGTCGGACCATGGAACGTGCCGCTGAAGAATTCCCACTGAGCCTGGACGACCAGGAAATCCTGGCACGCTCCGCATGGTGGCTCGGCGACGTTCAAGGGTCCATGGCGCTGTCCGAAGACGTCTTTCGCGGCTTGGTGGCCGGTAAACAGCTCCAGGCCGCCGCTAAGTCTGCCCTGACGTTGTCCTTGCAGTGGGGAGTCCGCGGGAACATCGCCGTGTCATCTGCGTGGCTGAACCGGGCGCGGCGATTGCTGGACAGCCTTCCCGAGTCTCCGGAACACGGCTATCTGCTGTATCTGGAGGGCAACGACGCAATCTACCTCGAAGGTGATGCGGACTCTGCCCTGGCTGCTTCCGTCCAGCTGACGGCCATGAACAGCCGGCAGAAAGCTCCGGAGCTGGGAAGTTTCGCGTTGATGTTGTCCGGTCTCGCTGCCGTCCGCAATGGCCAGGCACGTCGCGGCTTTGAGGACCTCGACCAAGCTCTGCTACCCGTGATGGCCGGCCACGTGTCCGCGGAGTGGGGAGGCGATATTTACTGTTCCGTCATCCATCTCTGCTACGAATTGGCTGACTACTCACGAATGAGGGCGTGGACTGACGCTTTGGCCGCCTGGTGCGCCGGGCTGTCAACGTCCTTCATGTACTCGGGGATTGTACGTGTCCACGAACTGCAGCTGATCAGTGCTGAAGGTGGCTGGAAGCAGGCGGAGGAGGAACTGGCGCACCTCGGCGGGCGACTTCGACATGCTCATGCCTGGATCGCGGCGGACTGCTTTTGTGAACTGGGCGACATTCGGCGACGGCAAGGAAACCGGTCCGGTGCCGCGACGGCGTATGCCATGGCGCGTGCATTGGGCAGTGATGCTCAGCCAGGCTCGGCCTTGCTGCTGGCTGATGCCGGTGGGCACGATGAGGCACTCACGGACCTTCGCGCAGCGTTGGCAGACAGAGGACGCCTGGGACGGGCTTGGTTGCTGCTGCCGATCGTGGAGTTGCTTGCACCCCGGGACACTCAAGGCGCCGAGGTGTATTGCTGCGAGTTGGAAGGAACTGCTGCTTACTACGGAACGGCGGGCTTGCTTGCCTGGGCACATCATGCCCGGGGCGCTGTATTGATGGCCCAAGGTCATTGGATCCAGTCACTGCCCGAGTTCGAGGCGGCAGCTCAGGGCTACCGCTCCCAGCATCTACGTTACGAGCTGGCGCGGATCCATGAACGGATGTCATCCGTCCGGGCGGCGCTCGGCGAGTCCGGCGCGGCCGAGGCCGAGCGGTCCACTGCCGCCGCCATCCGTACACAGCTCGGCGCTGCCCCGTTTTCCATGCCGGCTCTTGACCGCGGGCCCGATGGGCTGACAGCCAGGGAAAGGGAAGTACTGGGCTGCGTGCTGTCCGGCTCCAGCAACAGGGAAATAGCTCAAACCCTCACCATCTCCGAAAAAACAGCCGGCCGTCACTTGGCGAACATTTTCACCAAGATCGGCGTCAGTTCGAGGACCGCGGCTGCCGCCTGGGCGCGCCACCACGGTATATCAGAGCGCCCCCGGGCTTAG
- a CDS encoding response regulator, with translation MTDIRVLVVEDEPIASDAHSVYVGRLDGFSLVGTAPDGQSALRILGEFAASGSPVDLVLLDMNLPDLHGLDVARRMRSAGVFADIIAITAVRELNIVRSAVSIGVVQYLIKPFTYATFSDKLSSYRTFREQLAGSLSGISKSGASQSDVDQAFASLRAPTELPLPKGLSGSTLEAVKDLMRARQDAVSASEVMDALGMSRVTARRYLEYLADAGTVTRAPRYGTPGRPENEYGWNRG, from the coding sequence ATGACAGACATCCGTGTCCTGGTAGTGGAGGACGAGCCCATAGCTTCTGACGCCCACTCCGTCTACGTCGGCCGCCTGGACGGGTTTTCGCTGGTGGGCACTGCCCCTGACGGCCAGTCTGCACTGCGCATCCTTGGGGAGTTCGCTGCATCGGGGTCCCCCGTGGACTTGGTCCTGCTGGACATGAATCTGCCTGACCTTCACGGGCTCGACGTGGCCCGGCGCATGAGGTCTGCGGGAGTCTTTGCCGACATCATTGCCATCACGGCTGTCCGGGAACTGAACATCGTGCGCAGCGCCGTATCCATCGGCGTCGTGCAGTACCTCATTAAGCCCTTCACGTATGCAACGTTCTCAGACAAGCTCAGCAGCTACCGGACATTCCGTGAGCAGCTGGCCGGTTCCCTGTCCGGAATCTCCAAGTCGGGAGCCTCCCAAAGCGATGTGGACCAGGCCTTTGCCAGTCTCCGCGCTCCGACGGAACTACCGCTGCCGAAGGGCCTTTCGGGGTCCACCCTGGAAGCGGTGAAAGACCTGATGCGGGCGCGGCAGGACGCGGTTTCCGCAAGCGAAGTCATGGACGCCCTGGGCATGTCCCGCGTCACCGCGCGCCGGTATCTGGAATACCTCGCCGACGCCGGAACAGTCACCAGGGCGCCCCGGTACGGTACCCCTGGCCGGCCGGAAAACGAGTACGGCTGGAACCGCGGGTAG
- a CDS encoding sensor histidine kinase — protein sequence MFHSWSIARRLFVANLLFVLVLTAVFGAFSVVEARDRAYDNAGGRMLAVATSIADNPLVLEAASAAEPTTTLQPYALDVMDDADADFITIMAPDRTRWTHPRVEELGKPYIGTIEPALRGETFTEVTAGTLGPSVRTIAPVKAADGTVKALVAAGVTVRTVDTDVAERLGVIGGIALVVLSFGSVASWLLGRYLRSVTRGWGPEQLAQLFAYYESVLHSVREGVILIDNHGKAVMYNDQAAELLGLQPSDADRSPDDAPKLADLPFDGSLRALFESGRPAHDEIHLTGSRILVVNQAPAVGPVPERSRQKPAVYGTVATIRDRTEIESLGTELQTMKTLSDALRAQTHEHANRLHMIVSLLELGRTPQALDFATKDLELSQQLTDDMVASVDEPVMSALVMGKAAEAHERGVELEVRTSGSSGVRGLEIQDLVTILGNLLDNAIDAAAAGDFPRKVELDVEAGPAAVEFTVRDSGSGINPESIDDVLQYGFSTKSPDKNPRGSHGRGVGLALVRQAVDRLNGTMTISNPGGAQFHVVLPASVPEEEKA from the coding sequence GTGTTTCACAGCTGGAGCATCGCCCGCAGATTGTTTGTGGCAAACCTGTTGTTCGTCCTGGTCCTGACGGCGGTGTTTGGAGCCTTTTCCGTGGTGGAAGCCCGGGACAGGGCCTATGACAACGCCGGGGGTCGAATGCTGGCCGTGGCGACATCCATAGCCGACAATCCGTTGGTACTGGAAGCGGCTTCAGCTGCGGAGCCCACTACTACGCTGCAGCCCTACGCGCTGGACGTCATGGACGATGCTGATGCCGATTTCATCACCATCATGGCTCCGGACAGGACGCGCTGGACGCACCCGAGGGTTGAAGAGCTCGGCAAGCCCTACATCGGAACCATTGAGCCCGCGCTGCGGGGCGAGACGTTCACAGAGGTCACCGCGGGCACCTTGGGTCCGTCGGTCCGAACCATCGCACCGGTCAAAGCTGCCGACGGGACCGTCAAAGCCCTGGTGGCAGCGGGAGTCACCGTCCGGACAGTAGACACGGATGTGGCCGAGCGCCTGGGCGTGATCGGAGGCATAGCCCTGGTGGTGTTGAGCTTTGGCTCCGTGGCTTCGTGGCTCCTTGGACGGTATCTGAGATCGGTAACGCGGGGCTGGGGACCGGAACAGTTGGCTCAGCTCTTCGCCTACTATGAGTCGGTCCTGCACTCCGTCCGCGAGGGTGTGATCCTGATCGATAACCACGGCAAGGCGGTGATGTATAACGACCAGGCCGCCGAGTTGCTGGGCCTGCAGCCTTCCGATGCCGACCGCTCGCCTGACGATGCCCCGAAACTCGCTGATCTCCCGTTCGACGGCAGCCTGCGGGCGCTGTTCGAATCCGGCAGGCCCGCACACGACGAGATTCACCTGACCGGTTCGCGGATCCTGGTAGTGAATCAGGCCCCCGCAGTAGGGCCGGTGCCTGAGCGCAGCCGACAGAAACCCGCCGTCTACGGCACAGTGGCCACCATCCGCGACCGTACCGAGATCGAATCCCTGGGCACGGAACTCCAGACCATGAAAACCCTCTCGGATGCGCTGCGTGCGCAGACACATGAACACGCAAACCGGCTCCACATGATCGTCTCCTTACTGGAACTTGGCCGCACACCCCAGGCCTTGGACTTTGCCACCAAGGATCTTGAACTCAGCCAGCAACTCACCGACGACATGGTGGCATCGGTGGATGAGCCCGTCATGAGCGCCTTGGTGATGGGAAAGGCGGCAGAAGCCCACGAACGCGGGGTGGAGTTGGAGGTCCGGACGTCAGGGAGCTCCGGTGTCCGTGGCCTGGAGATCCAGGATCTGGTGACCATCCTCGGAAACCTGCTGGACAATGCGATTGATGCCGCGGCTGCCGGTGACTTCCCACGGAAGGTGGAGCTGGACGTGGAAGCCGGACCTGCCGCCGTCGAATTCACGGTCCGGGACTCCGGGAGCGGTATTAATCCGGAGTCCATTGATGACGTCCTGCAGTACGGCTTCAGCACGAAGTCTCCGGACAAAAACCCGCGCGGTTCCCACGGGCGCGGCGTTGGCCTGGCCCTGGTTCGCCAGGCCGTGGATCGGCTCAACGGTACGATGACCATCAGCAATCCCGGCGGAGCACAATTCCATGTAGTGCTGCCCGCGTCGGTTCCCGAGGAAGAGAAGGCATGA
- a CDS encoding cation:dicarboxylate symporter family transporter — translation MTSQRGESAVAAKVGRKGLDKSHYLYIAVILAVVLGAVVGLMFPEVGKSLKPLGDGFIKLIKMMIAPVIFCTIVLGIGSIAKAATVGKVGGLALAYFVAMSTFALAIGLVVGNLIHPGEGLKLTPYDPTKKADTNSTVDFLLGIIPGDIPVLPTLLAAILVGFALQKMGKQGAPILAAIGHGQRLVFRILIMIMWLAPVGAFGAIAAVVGATGAQAILSMFTLMLAFYVTCALFIVVILGTLLRAVAGVNIFKLMKYLAREYLLIFSTSSSEAALPRLIAKMEHLGVSKPVVGVTVPTGYSFNLDGTAIYLTMASLFVANAMGTPLDLGAQVSLLVFMIIASKGAAGVTGAGLATLAAGLQAHKPELLGGVGMIVGIDRFMSEARALTNFTGNAVATVLIGTWVKEIDNGQVERVLSGSEPFDEQTMIAHGGEEEAAPEAETREKATV, via the coding sequence ATGACCTCTCAACGAGGAGAGTCGGCAGTAGCTGCCAAAGTTGGACGCAAGGGGCTCGACAAGTCGCATTACTTGTACATCGCGGTCATCCTGGCCGTAGTACTCGGCGCCGTGGTCGGCTTGATGTTCCCCGAAGTTGGCAAGTCACTCAAGCCGCTCGGTGATGGCTTCATCAAGCTCATCAAGATGATGATCGCGCCGGTCATTTTCTGCACCATCGTCCTGGGCATCGGCTCCATCGCCAAGGCTGCCACCGTTGGCAAGGTGGGCGGCCTCGCCCTCGCTTACTTCGTGGCCATGTCAACCTTTGCCCTGGCCATCGGCCTCGTGGTGGGCAATCTCATCCACCCGGGTGAGGGACTCAAGCTGACGCCGTACGATCCCACCAAGAAGGCGGACACCAACAGCACTGTTGACTTCCTTCTGGGCATTATTCCCGGTGATATCCCGGTCCTGCCTACCCTGCTTGCCGCGATCCTGGTCGGTTTCGCCTTGCAGAAGATGGGCAAGCAGGGAGCCCCTATCCTCGCCGCGATCGGTCACGGTCAGCGCCTGGTCTTCCGCATCCTCATCATGATCATGTGGCTGGCCCCGGTAGGCGCGTTCGGTGCCATTGCCGCCGTCGTTGGTGCCACAGGCGCCCAGGCAATCCTCAGCATGTTCACCCTGATGCTGGCCTTCTATGTCACCTGCGCACTGTTCATCGTGGTCATCCTCGGCACCCTGCTCCGTGCCGTGGCCGGCGTCAACATCTTCAAGCTCATGAAGTACCTGGCCCGCGAGTACCTCCTGATCTTCTCCACTTCCTCCTCCGAAGCTGCGCTGCCCCGCCTGATCGCCAAGATGGAGCACCTGGGTGTCTCCAAGCCGGTAGTTGGCGTCACCGTTCCCACGGGCTACTCTTTCAACCTTGACGGCACGGCGATCTACCTGACCATGGCTTCGCTCTTCGTCGCCAACGCCATGGGCACCCCGCTGGATCTCGGCGCTCAGGTCTCCTTGTTGGTCTTCATGATCATCGCTTCAAAGGGTGCCGCCGGTGTCACAGGAGCCGGACTTGCAACCCTTGCCGCAGGTCTTCAGGCACACAAGCCGGAGCTCCTCGGCGGCGTGGGCATGATCGTTGGAATCGACCGCTTCATGTCCGAGGCCCGCGCCTTGACCAACTTCACCGGCAACGCAGTGGCAACCGTCCTGATCGGCACCTGGGTGAAGGAAATCGACAACGGACAGGTGGAGCGTGTCCTCTCCGGCAGCGAACCCTTCGATGAGCAGACCATGATCGCCCACGGCGGCGAAGAAGAGGCCGCCCCGGAAGCTGAAACCCGCGAAAAGGCAACCGTCTAA
- a CDS encoding ParA family protein, with amino-acid sequence MSIERGTATLGGTELDLEDAIMGPTGRPYREFPEPAPLASHGPARVIAMVNQKGGVGKTTSTINLAAALAEYGRRVLLVDFDPQGALSAGLGANPHELDLTVYNVLMDRKVSIRDAIQQTGVEGVDLLPANIDLSAAEVQLVNEVAREQVLDRALKSVEDDYDVVLIDCQPSLGLLTVNALTAAHGVIIPLICEFFALRAVALLVETIEKVQDRLNPRLQVDGVLATMYDARTLHSREVISRLVEAFGDKVFETVIKRSIKFADATVAAEPITSYAGNHIGADAYRRLAKELISRGGAP; translated from the coding sequence GTGAGCATCGAACGAGGAACAGCTACGCTGGGAGGCACCGAGCTCGATCTGGAAGACGCCATCATGGGGCCGACAGGCCGCCCTTACCGCGAATTTCCGGAACCTGCTCCACTTGCTTCCCATGGCCCGGCGAGAGTCATTGCCATGGTCAACCAGAAAGGTGGCGTGGGTAAAACCACCTCCACCATCAATCTCGCGGCTGCGCTCGCCGAATACGGCCGGCGTGTCCTGCTGGTGGACTTTGATCCCCAGGGTGCGCTCTCCGCGGGTCTGGGCGCCAATCCGCACGAGCTCGACCTCACCGTGTACAACGTCCTGATGGACCGCAAAGTGAGCATCCGGGATGCCATCCAGCAGACCGGCGTCGAGGGCGTTGACCTTCTTCCCGCCAACATCGACCTCTCCGCCGCGGAAGTCCAACTCGTCAACGAGGTAGCACGCGAGCAGGTATTGGACCGCGCGCTCAAGAGCGTCGAGGACGATTACGATGTCGTCCTGATCGACTGCCAGCCGTCCCTGGGGCTGCTGACCGTCAATGCACTCACTGCCGCGCACGGCGTCATTATTCCGCTGATCTGTGAGTTCTTCGCTTTGCGGGCAGTGGCCCTCCTGGTGGAAACCATTGAAAAGGTCCAGGACCGCCTTAACCCGCGGCTGCAGGTGGACGGTGTCCTGGCTACCATGTATGACGCCCGCACCCTGCACAGCCGCGAAGTGATTTCACGCCTCGTGGAAGCCTTCGGCGACAAAGTCTTCGAGACCGTCATCAAGCGCTCCATCAAGTTCGCGGATGCGACCGTGGCCGCCGAGCCCATCACCAGTTATGCGGGCAACCACATTGGCGCCGACGCCTACCGCCGGCTTGCCAAGGAACTGATCTCGCGCGGCGGCGCGCCCTAG
- a CDS encoding segregation and condensation protein A: MGPSLAPAAEADIAATAEAPDAGTSEARKPGFEVRLANFTGPFDLLLGLISKHKMDITEVALATVTDEFIKYIRRLQELGEDWALDEASEFLVIAATLLDLKAARLLPAGEVEDAEDIALLEARDLLFARLLQYKAFKQIAGILGETLEQEARRYPRQVALEGHFAALLPELVWRHTPEQFAELAAKALKPKDAAPEKVGLDHLHAPPVSVKEQAEIMGYRLKLGAPLSFQTLIADAETTLVVVARFLALLEMFRDRVVAFEQPEPLAELTVRWTGEDAAWDSSSLSEEYETGVGPENGENSSE; this comes from the coding sequence GTGGGACCCTCACTCGCTCCGGCTGCGGAAGCGGATATTGCCGCTACTGCGGAAGCGCCCGACGCCGGTACCTCCGAAGCCCGCAAACCCGGCTTTGAGGTACGGCTGGCCAACTTCACGGGCCCGTTCGATCTCCTGCTTGGCCTGATCTCCAAGCACAAGATGGATATCACCGAAGTGGCTTTGGCCACCGTCACCGATGAGTTCATCAAGTACATCCGCCGGCTCCAGGAACTGGGGGAGGACTGGGCGCTTGACGAAGCCAGCGAGTTCCTGGTCATCGCCGCCACTCTGCTGGATCTCAAGGCCGCGCGCCTTCTGCCGGCCGGTGAGGTGGAGGACGCCGAGGATATTGCGCTCCTCGAGGCGAGGGACCTCCTGTTCGCCCGCCTACTGCAGTACAAGGCCTTCAAGCAGATAGCCGGGATCCTGGGCGAAACGCTGGAACAGGAAGCGCGTCGTTATCCGCGCCAGGTTGCTTTGGAAGGCCATTTCGCCGCGCTGCTGCCCGAGCTCGTATGGCGCCATACCCCGGAGCAGTTCGCGGAACTTGCCGCCAAGGCGCTGAAACCCAAGGATGCGGCTCCGGAAAAGGTGGGCCTGGACCATCTCCACGCTCCGCCGGTGAGCGTCAAGGAGCAGGCCGAGATCATGGGATACCGCCTGAAACTGGGCGCGCCCTTGTCCTTCCAGACGTTGATAGCCGACGCAGAAACCACCCTGGTGGTCGTGGCACGCTTCCTGGCATTGTTGGAAATGTTCCGGGACCGGGTGGTGGCTTTCGAACAGCCGGAACCCTTGGCGGAGTTGACTGTTCGGTGGACGGGCGAGGACGCCGCGTGGGACAGTTCCAGCCTGAGTGAAGAGTATGAGACTGGCGTGGGGCCGGAAAACGGAGAGAACAGCAGTGAATGA